GTCAGAGCCACCTCCCATCTCTGTAAGGCAGTTTGGATGAGGCAAGTTGTGTGCTAACATTACCGTAAGCAGATAAAATACGCAAATCCGTATTGTCCACTTCAGGAGAAATGCATGTGGACATGACCTTCTTCTTCTCCAGGTCCCTGACACTGCTGCTAGAAGATATTCCTGCCAGCGTGAGACATCCCGACAGGCGCTGGGCTTGGGAAAGCAGCGGAACCTCAGGTGACCACCAGCTGAAAAGCAAGTCTGCCTCTAGAGGTAAAAGTTAAGTCTCGTCTTTATGCAACACCACAGAGTTTAAAGCTTGCAGTGCTCTTAAAGAATTTCCAGGTATCACTCAGTATTgaataaaactgatttctgcCCTTTTGAAGTTCAAAGTAATAGCAAACCGACTATCATCCAGCAACCGATGCGCTGGCAGGAGCTCCAGTGGATTACGCTACTTCTGCTCTGTCAGGAGCTTCTACAGCAGATCCCTCTTGTGGCAGCTCAACTTATCTTTCTGATCGCTCTTCATAACACTAGCATGATGAGAGgaagcttctttttaaaaactcgCCTGCCATTCAACAAGGTCCCAAATGAGATTATTTATTAAAGCAGTGTCACCAACACCAAGCTCCAGGATCTGTTTCAACGAGACTGTAAAAGCTGTTAGAAATACTTACCTCCCAAATGCTGCACTGAATAAATGAGtacagctttcttttcaagTCCAGAACAATAGTTTATTTTGCTACGGCATAATATTCAGCAATATATTCCTGAACAAGAGCGAGAGTAACAAAGGAAGTCGCACAACTAAGCAGTTTCCTCCTCAATTATACAGACTACACCCCCCCGGAGTCCTCTCACCTGTGTCCTCACCATACCAGTCGCTGTGAATGTCCATCATGGAACTCATGGCTACCCCTGCATCCTCTGGCCTACCCTCAAAGCCCCGGACAAAGTGATGAACCACGTCATCCTTTCTCTGAGCTGAGCTGTTGCGCAACAGGGCCTCTAGGAATTGTTTCATATGATAGTTATTGCAGGCCAGGTCCATCGCCTGCCCGCTGTGCAGCCCCTCTTCCATCTGCTCGAGGGACAACGGAGTCGGATACTGCGGCAGCCGTTCACCCACTTCCACCTCTACTTCATCCGAGTCAAACTCTACTTTGGGTTCCACCCCCTTGGGCAGCGAAGAATTCACGTCGTCTGGAGAGTCGCTGCTTACGGGGTCTCTGACCACAAGCTCCAGGGGATGGCAGCTGCTGCATTCACCACAGGGAGGATCCCTCTGGCAATCCgaaatcctttccttttcctgcagggAAGAGACAGAGGCAGAGCACTGGCTCTTTGAGCTGTACGAGGTGCCCTCTCTCGCAGAGCTAGCGCTCCCACTATCAGCCTGATAGAAAGCAGCTTCTCTCTCTATTTTCCTGCAAATATCTAACGATGACCTTATATACGTTTTGCAGAAGTTGACCACATCGGTCATCTGCAAATAGCTAGCCGCAGACATCACCTCAATAACATTTTCCCCACAGAGATCTAGCTTCCCGGAATAAAGGAAATCGAGGATGATGGAGAAGGCCTCCGAGGTGACAATGTCCAGAGAGGCGGTGCTGTGGCGTCCGCTGTCTTGGATGTAGTGAATCAGCAGGGCTCGGAAATAGCCGCTGTTGGcgaacaaaatgtttttgtgggCTTTGAAGATCCTCCCCTCCACGATAATGCTGCAGTCGCAGAAGAAGTCCCTCTTGCGTTGCTCGTTGAGCTCTCCCAAAAGCTTGGTGTAGTACGACTGCATCTCCAtggctcccgccgccgccgcctctgcTCGCTGCCAGAGTCAACGAGAAGGCACCGTCAGCAGGACGGCTCCCGCCCAGCTCCCGgggacccgccgccgccgcctcccgcggGTAACCCGCCGCCGcgcagaccccccccccccggcccttCCCCACCCCCGGGAGGCATCACCGCTGCACCAAGGTTCTTCCTTCCCGATACCGGGCGTCCCCCGGAACGCGTCCGCGTCCCCGCCCTCCGCCCCGAGGGCCGCTCGCCCCTCACCTCCTCCGCTGCCGCCGGCCGCCCGGTCGCTCCCGCCCGGCCGCCGTACCGCCGGCCGTCCTCccggcaggaggaggaggaggaagtgacGTTGGTGGGGAGTCATGGCCCCCACGTAggcggggccggcggggtgAGGGGTCGGTAAATATTGGTGACGTCAGGCCGCCAAGATGGCGGAGGGGTGAGTTCGGTATCGCggagggggcggccgggccggggctgggggggtggcGGCGGGGAACGGGCCGGGTCCAGGCCCAGGCCCGGGGCGGTGGGAGAGGGGCAGGCCTCGGGAGGGCGGCGCGGTGGGGCCCGGGCAGCGGGTCGGGTCAGGCGGGGGAGCGGGCTGGGCGCGGGGCAGGGCCGTGGCGGGGCTGGGGTCTGCCTGACGCGCCTCTCCCGTGGCAGGGAGGACGCGGGCTGGTGGcggagctggctgcagcagagctacCAAGCCGTCAAGGAGAAGGTAGGAGGCGGCGGGTCGGGCCTGTGGGGCGGCCCCGGGACCCGCTGCCCCCGGGGGTCGGTGGGCTGAGGGAGCCGCGGCGCTGGCCGGGTCCCTGCGAGCGCTGCTCCGCGCTCCCTGCGGGCTGCGGCGCCGGCTGGGCTGTAGCTGCAACAGTGGCTTTGTCAGCAACGGCTCTCATGCCTTCTGAGCCTGGCCTTAGTGACTGCCTGATGCCCAGCGAGGGTGTGCGGGTGTAGCACAGCCCGTGATCCCGGGAAGGGGACCTAGGTACGCGTAGAGGGGGTTCGGATGTATTTGTTACAACTCTGGGAGCCAGGGACCTGACCGCTGCGCTGGGATCTTACGGCTCAGCGGAGCAGCGTTGGGCTCTGTTGATGTGAAAATCACCACTTGAGCAGGGAGGGCATGTGCTTGCAGCATCGCTTTCTGATGTGTAATTTCCTGCCTGTGACAGCATTGCTTATGTTAATTATATACAAAACTCAGAACAAGGCTTTTCCTAACCTGTCTTTTTCCATTcttagcttaaaaaaacccccactgtAACGTGTTTTGGGCATAGCTGTTTCCCGTTTTTATTCTGGTTATTATGGTCTTACCTATTGCACAAGTTGGGGTAAGGGCTCAGCTGGGTTAAAGGCTCTTGCACTTTAATCTTTGTAATGTGCCAGGTGTTCCCAGAGTGACCGTGGCTTTGTTGGAGAGCAAAAAGATTACACAATATATCTGTCGTCTTCTTACAGTCCACAGAAGCTTTGGAATTCATGAAACGGGACCTGGCTGAGTTCACTCAAGTAGTGCAGCATGACACAGCCTGCACTATCGCTGCTACAGCCAGCGTGGTCAAGGACAAGCTGGCAGTGAGTATAGCAGTAAGAGAGCTGGGATTCTtcttgcagaaagcaaagcGGGGGTGAATAGGAGGTACCTGCCTCTAAGGACACGATCCTCTGAACAAACCCCAACGTGTAACCGTGAGCTTCAGGTTTCAGACTTTCTCCCCAATGCCTGTTTGGTGCTGAGCACTGTGTGGGATTTCCTTGCTGTAGTGGTGAGGAACCTCTGGAGATGAGCAGAGAAAGGCTCCCTGTGCTTTCTGTCTCCCTGTGTTCTGTGTAGGTGGGATACTGGCAGTGTCACTGTAGTATGACATCGGATCTTCACACAAGCTGTCAGCCTTAGCCCTGCACAGCTGCCGCTGTGGCAGTCTGACCCCCAAACCAGCCAGTCCCTGAACCTGGCTGTGTCCTTCCCCGCAAAGCCTAGGCTCAGTTCCCCACAAACCTGTTACAAGGCTGGCCTGCCCCACTGCCACCTGAGGCTAGTGCTTGCCACCACACCCTTCTCCTAGGCCAGCCCTGGCTGGACAATCGCCTCATTAGCACTTTTTTGTAGGGAGAGACATTCTGCTTCCTTGAAGGAACCTATCCAGAAAAGACTGAGacttgttctgctgctgcaggcgcTATTACTTacactgtgctgctttttctcttcaagaGGGCAGAAGCTTCCTCAGGTGCGACTGAAAAGGTGAGGAAAGGGCTCTCTGACTTCCTGGGTGTCATCTCGGACACATTTGCTCCCTCGCCGGATAAGACCATTGACTGCGATGTCATAACACTGATGGCAACACCCACAGGTACCACGGAGCCCTATGACAGTGCCAAGGTGAGTGCCCGTTCCCGGAGCTTCTTTCTGGGATGTGGAGTCCCGAGCCCTGTCCTCTcggggctctgctgctgcccctccGCTAACAGCTCTGCCCTGTGTGCCTTCTCCTCTAGGCTCGCCTCTACAGCCTCCAGTCAGACCCAGCCACCTACTGCAACGAACCTGATGGTACGGGGGGCTCGGCGGTGCTGCTGAGCCAAGCTGGCCCTTGCGTGGGGTCTGTGGGCTGTCCTGAATTGCCCAGAGCCTTTCGCCAGCGGGCCTGCTGGCTTGACTGTAGATGGGGTCACTGTTTATGGAGAGATGTGTCTGTTGCATTGGGGACTAGCTTAGATTGAGAGTTTGCTGGGCCAGTTTAAACTGCTGCTACAGCTAGCGCTATGCGGCCTTGTGCTGGCAGAGGATGCACGACATTGAGTGGGCTCAGAGACCCGTGTCTGCCTCCTTCTTTGCCCCTTGCTCACCCCAGCTGGTCTGGTCTGTAGCATCTTTCCAATGAAACTTCCCAAAACTGTTCCTGCCTTGTTTGTGCCAAGGACTGTTATCTCTGTGCTTGTCCTGTACAGGCCCTGCTGAGCTCCTTGAGGCCTGGCTCTCTCAGTTTAACctagaggagaagaaaggggagaTCGCGGAGCTGCTGGCAACCAGCCCTTCCATCCGGGCTCTCTACACCAAAATGGTAAggccctgcctggctcctgTAGTGGGCAACTTCTGACTTGGGGTATGGTGCAGGGAAGCCCTGAGCTGCTTGGGCCCCGGAGCTGGTTGTAGAAAGGACTGTGGTTGCATGGTAAACTGGCATAGGGATGTCAGGCAGCATGTGTATTCTTCTTCCCTGCTTGTTTATCACGGGCCTGGAGCAGAAGTTCCTCTGTAGCTATCGAGTGTGTGTCGGAGCATCTGCCCATGTGTACCTGAGGCTTGGTCCCAAGTCTCTGCACCTGAAAATGCAGGTGCCTTACGCAGGTTACGAGGGTAGCTGCAAGGCTcgggaggagagaggagccaGGCAGCAACCGCAGCCCTCCCTCTGAAGTGACTCATCGCATTTCCCGTGTCGCTCTCCAGGTCCCTGTGGCTGTTTCCCATTCTGAATTCTGGCAGCGCTACTTCTATAAAGTGCATCGCCTGGAGCAGGTAGGTCAGGAGGTGGGTGTCTCCCCCAGTGGGTGGGCACTCCAGCCAAGGAGCTCTCTAATGCAGACCAAAGAGGTAGAAGGTgctttttcctggaaaagcagGGATCTGGGCTGCCTTGTCTGTGTCCTTGTTGTCACTGACGCTGAGATGCCTGGGGGAAGAAAGGACTGGGGACGTGAGTCACTGCTGACATTGAATTCCTTGCAGGATGAAGCCCGGAGGGAGGCTCTGAAGCAGCG
The Gymnogyps californianus isolate 813 chromosome 22, ASM1813914v2, whole genome shotgun sequence genome window above contains:
- the ZBTB8B gene encoding zinc finger and BTB domain-containing protein 8B; translated protein: MEMQSYYTKLLGELNEQRKRDFFCDCSIIVEGRIFKAHKNILFANSGYFRALLIHYIQDSGRHSTASLDIVTSEAFSIILDFLYSGKLDLCGENVIEVMSAASYLQMTDVVNFCKTYIRSSLDICRKIEREAAFYQADSGSASSAREGTSYSSKSQCSASVSSLQEKERISDCQRDPPCGECSSCHPLELVVRDPVSSDSPDDVNSSLPKGVEPKVEFDSDEVEVEVGERLPQYPTPLSLEQMEEGLHSGQAMDLACNNYHMKQFLEALLRNSSAQRKDDVVHHFVRGFEGRPEDAGVAMSSMMDIHSDWYGEDTGDVLVVPIKLHKCPFCPYTAKQKGILKRHIRSHTGERPYPCETCGKRFTRQEHLRSHALSVHRSNKPIICKGCRRTFTSSLSQGLRRFGLCDSCTCVTTTHEDSMPINLSLMEPSSEGQEKGDADNDWPIYVESGEENDPADDDDGDGDDKQEIHRSLSDRETLM